The Moorena producens PAL-8-15-08-1 genomic interval TTCCTTTGCAGGGAAGGCAGTACAAGCCCATACGGGCCTGAACAATAGCAAGTGTTTTCATGATAGGTGCCAGCGAGCAGGATTAATTAAGTCAAGATCATCACAGTGCAGGGTATCTGGAAACTCAGGCATATCTCCTGTGGCCGCTTCCAGGATTTCCTGGAATTGAACCAGACTGTCAACCCCAACCAGAACCCGATCAATGCCGGGCTGATTTAATCCAAAGCCTAAACAAGCTTGCAAGGGTGTCAGGTTAGTATCTGCAAGCCACTGCTGCCATTGATGCCACAGGGTATTCCAGCGGCCAAACTGTACTGGCCGAGCTGCGGGTGCCATTAACAAGAGACCCTGGAGAAACACTGAGCGGACATGGACTTCAACTCCTGACTGATGTAAGCGCTCCAGCCATCCCGACTGGATCAGACGACGATCTAGGAAATTAAACGGAGCTTGGACTAGATCAAACTCAAACTCAGCTACTAGAGCCTCAAGTTCTTCAGGACCATAGATCGAGATGCCAATTTTTTTAATCCATCCTCGTTCTTTTAGGGTACATAAGGACTTATAAAGTGTTTGGCCTTGAGAACTGAGTAAGTCCTTAGGTCGATGGAGCAACAGTCCATACAACTGATTAATCTTGAGTCTTTCCAGGGAGTCCTCCAGGGATTGCTCAACCCAAACAGGCACATTCGTCTGTCCTTCTGGCAAACTGGGCAACTTAGAGACTATTCGCCATTGGTTTACCCCCATATCTCCTAACCGCTGTTCGCTGCTCCCG includes:
- a CDS encoding aldo/keto reductase codes for the protein MKSPSEKTKLALGTVQFGLPYGVANQQGQVSLEEANAILNQAWSAGIDTLDTAIAYGSSEQRLGDMGVNQWRIVSKLPSLPEGQTNVPVWVEQSLEDSLERLKINQLYGLLLHRPKDLLSSQGQTLYKSLCTLKERGWIKKIGISIYGPEELEALVAEFEFDLVQAPFNFLDRRLIQSGWLERLHQSGVEVHVRSVFLQGLLLMAPAARPVQFGRWNTLWHQWQQWLADTNLTPLQACLGFGLNQPGIDRVLVGVDSLVQFQEILEAATGDMPEFPDTLHCDDLDLINPARWHLS